The following are encoded in a window of Kitasatospora fiedleri genomic DNA:
- a CDS encoding DUF2075 domain-containing protein — MLLLNLSAQDLLTLDSRRRMVPHLAERWRKFREFEASETERSAWAESLICLAKDLVAAGRGNVQMVVECAVTADEDLKGGSPRLVDVVLVGRHPLKDRPSVQLVELKRWSTVTRVEKAIADLIYVEGLAKPKRHPALQLGEYYEAFISEKGPYGSLKIECSGFTYLHNATEESVRPLIDVDAPMGVCAQVYTGDRRQQLLTDLQNHFAADGGAFQAEQLLQGIGVRNTPLLDAMVWSRGTDTVFTLRGRQKKAADQILETAAKVLPSPQQPALVPDERRLVFLVTGGAGTGKSAIGLQIKAELEAAGRTVNYASGSRAFNAAMQEHVGVGDKEFKETFTYFSSYVTTPEPLIDVLICDEAHRLRDRSTNQYWPPEKQGTRPQVDELLDASRLTVFFLDEGQVVRPNEVGTVDLIREAAERRGARVVQCGLREQFRCGGSDAYVRWVHALLGLSGDLPEQWTPDGLMHVEVVDTPEALEEIILGEAGAGASARMVAGYCWPWTEPLGKEKRLEPDVRIGDWHRPWNAKSDTFCANGAPPSSRWSVHKEGIGQIGCVYTAQGLEWDWCGVIMGDDMVRRDGRWVFRRGKETGKSAEGVKRVRVPGSLDPKVKAASVGDEEFARLIRHAYHVLMTRASRAAVLYSTDEETREYLKALVGETQIHGLRPTRESLSKHLAPPKKGRKKRKDDLRLF; from the coding sequence ATGCTCTTGCTGAACCTGTCGGCGCAGGATCTGCTCACTCTCGACTCGCGTCGCCGGATGGTGCCGCACCTCGCCGAACGGTGGCGGAAGTTCCGAGAGTTCGAGGCTTCGGAGACGGAGCGGTCCGCATGGGCGGAGAGCCTGATCTGCCTGGCGAAGGATCTGGTCGCCGCTGGCCGGGGCAACGTGCAGATGGTCGTCGAATGTGCCGTGACCGCTGACGAGGACCTCAAGGGTGGCAGCCCCAGGCTCGTGGACGTCGTTCTGGTGGGCCGCCACCCGCTCAAGGACCGGCCGTCCGTCCAGTTGGTGGAGCTGAAGCGCTGGTCGACGGTGACCAGGGTCGAGAAGGCCATCGCGGACCTGATCTACGTGGAGGGCCTGGCGAAGCCCAAAAGGCACCCTGCGCTGCAACTGGGCGAGTACTACGAGGCCTTCATCAGCGAGAAGGGCCCCTACGGTTCGCTCAAAATCGAGTGCAGCGGTTTCACCTACCTGCACAACGCCACTGAGGAATCGGTACGTCCGCTGATCGACGTGGATGCGCCGATGGGTGTCTGCGCCCAGGTGTACACCGGGGACCGGCGCCAACAGTTGCTGACCGACCTGCAGAACCACTTCGCCGCCGACGGCGGCGCCTTCCAGGCCGAGCAACTGCTGCAGGGCATCGGCGTACGCAACACGCCCCTGCTCGACGCGATGGTGTGGTCCCGGGGGACGGACACGGTCTTCACCCTGCGCGGGCGGCAGAAGAAGGCGGCCGACCAGATCCTGGAAACCGCGGCCAAGGTACTGCCGTCCCCGCAGCAGCCCGCGCTGGTTCCGGACGAGCGGCGACTGGTCTTTCTGGTGACCGGCGGCGCAGGAACCGGCAAGAGCGCCATCGGCCTGCAGATCAAGGCGGAGCTGGAGGCCGCGGGCCGGACCGTCAACTACGCCAGTGGGAGCAGGGCCTTCAACGCGGCGATGCAGGAGCACGTCGGCGTCGGGGACAAGGAGTTCAAGGAGACCTTCACCTACTTCTCCAGTTACGTCACGACTCCCGAACCGCTGATAGACGTGCTGATCTGCGACGAAGCGCACCGACTCCGTGACCGCTCCACGAACCAGTACTGGCCGCCGGAGAAGCAGGGGACCCGGCCGCAGGTGGACGAACTCCTCGACGCGTCCCGTCTGACGGTCTTCTTCCTCGACGAAGGCCAGGTCGTCCGTCCCAACGAGGTCGGTACGGTCGATCTGATCCGGGAGGCGGCCGAGCGGCGCGGAGCCCGAGTTGTGCAGTGCGGGCTCCGCGAACAGTTCCGGTGCGGTGGCAGTGACGCCTACGTCCGCTGGGTGCACGCTCTGCTCGGCTTGTCGGGCGACCTGCCCGAGCAGTGGACGCCGGACGGGTTGATGCACGTCGAGGTGGTGGACACGCCGGAAGCGCTCGAGGAGATCATCCTCGGCGAGGCGGGCGCCGGGGCATCCGCGCGGATGGTGGCCGGCTACTGCTGGCCCTGGACCGAGCCTTTGGGCAAGGAGAAGCGGCTGGAGCCCGACGTCAGGATCGGCGACTGGCACCGGCCGTGGAACGCGAAGAGCGACACCTTCTGTGCGAACGGGGCCCCGCCCAGCAGCAGGTGGTCGGTGCACAAGGAGGGCATCGGCCAGATCGGGTGCGTGTACACCGCGCAGGGCCTCGAATGGGACTGGTGCGGAGTGATCATGGGCGATGACATGGTGCGCCGAGACGGCCGGTGGGTGTTCCGCCGGGGCAAGGAGACGGGGAAGTCGGCGGAGGGTGTGAAGCGGGTGCGCGTGCCCGGGTCCTTGGACCCGAAGGTCAAGGCGGCGAGCGTCGGCGACGAGGAGTTCGCCCGGCTGATTCGGCACGCCTACCACGTGCTGATGACGCGGGCGAGCCGGGCGGCGGTGCTCTACTCCACCGACGAGGAGACCCGGGAGTACCTCAAGGCCCTCGTCGGGGAGACCCAGATCCACGGGTTGCGACCGACCCGGGAGAGTCTGTCGAAGCACCTCGCCCCTCCGAAGAAGGGGCGGAAGAAGCGCAAGGACGATCTCCGACTGTTCTGA
- a CDS encoding DUF6408 family protein, whose amino-acid sequence MTSVECKPAHRGRIREILTDIAVGVVSNVLVTVLTSVAHLLF is encoded by the coding sequence ATGACCTCGGTCGAGTGCAAGCCCGCGCATCGTGGAAGGATCCGCGAGATCCTGACCGACATCGCTGTCGGAGTCGTCTCCAACGTTCTGGTGACGGTGCTGACCTCGGTGGCGCACCTGCTCTTCTGA
- a CDS encoding IS630 family transposase (programmed frameshift) encodes MRYADGGGLIAAGRLRRESVRMQAAELFEQEVKSAEVARRLRVSGKSAYQWHQLWRDGGVEALASRGPGGSRCRLSRRCLAKLAAYLDEGPAAHGWVEDQVWTAARVVTLIGRKFHVTYSVSGATRLMHRLGFSPQVPARRVAGRDERAVTGWKEVTWAEVEESGRPGGGYICFEDEAGFTRRPPRGRTWGRRGRTPVVTVSGRRAGRLSVAGLIAVRPGSRTRLCHRLVTHPAGKGRRRSMGERDFIALVDGVHQLVKAPIVLVWDRLNTHVSRAVRELVDQRARLTVFLLPAYSPDLNPVEWVWAHVKHSLANLAVMALDRLEALVRNRLKRLQYPPDTPDGFIAGTGLTLDTPTPP; translated from the exons GTGAGATATGCGGATGGGGGCGGGCTGATCGCCGCAGGACGGCTGCGTCGGGAGTCGGTGCGCATGCAGGCAGCCGAGTTGTTCGAGCAGGAGGTCAAGTCGGCGGAGGTGGCCCGGCGCCTGCGGGTGAGTGGGAAGTCGGCCTACCAGTGGCACCAGTTGTGGCGTGACGGTGGGGTCGAGGCGCTGGCATCGCGCGGCCCGGGCGGGTCGCGGTGCCGCCTGTCGCGGCGCTGCCTCGCCAAGCTCGCCGCGTATCTGGACGAGGGTCCGGCCGCGCACGGCTGGGTGGAGGACCAGGTATGGACGGCGGCGCGGGTGGTCACGCTGATCGGGCGGAAGTTCCACGTCACCTACAGCGTGTCCGGGGCGACGCGGCTGATGCACCGGCTCGGTTTCAGCCCGCAGGTCCCCGCGCGTCGGGTGGCCGGGCGCGACGAGCGGGCCGTCACCGGGTGGAAGGAGGTGACCTGGGCGGAGGTAGAAGAGTCCGGGCGGCCTG GCGGGGGATACATCTGCTTCGAGGACGAGGCAGGCTTCACCCGCCGACCGCCCCGCGGACGCACTTGGGGCAGACGGGGCCGCACGCCGGTCGTGACCGTCAGCGGGCGCCGCGCGGGACGCCTGTCGGTGGCGGGGCTGATCGCGGTGCGGCCGGGCTCGCGCACCCGGCTGTGCCACCGCCTGGTCACCCACCCCGCGGGCAAGGGCCGGCGCCGCAGCATGGGCGAGCGCGACTTCATCGCCCTGGTCGACGGCGTCCACCAACTCGTCAAGGCGCCGATCGTGCTGGTCTGGGACCGTCTGAACACCCATGTCTCCCGCGCCGTGCGCGAGTTGGTCGACCAGCGCGCCCGGCTGACGGTGTTCCTGCTGCCCGCCTACTCACCCGACCTCAACCCCGTCGAATGGGTCTGGGCACACGTCAAGCACAGCCTCGCCAACCTGGCCGTCATGGCCCTCGACCGACTCGAAGCCCTCGTCCGCAACCGGCTCAAACGCCTGCAGTACCCACCCGACACCCCCGACGGCTTCATAGCCGGCACCGGCCTGACCCTCGACACCCCAACCCCACCCTGA
- a CDS encoding IS256 family transposase yields the protein MADVTVSAEAVEAVRPVELQPDALDDQLIGQLVDRARASWLQLTGAGGLLQQLTKKLLESAFEGEMTDHLGYEKHDPAGVGSGNSRNGVRSKTVLTEVGPVEIDVPRDREGSFEPQLVRKRQRRLSGVDEMVLSLSARGLAHGEIAAHLADVYGADVSKQTVSTITDQVIEGMAGWQNRPLDPVYPVVFIDCVQVKLRDGQVANRPIYVALAVTVEGTREILGLWAGDGGEGAKYWLHVLTEIKNRGVADVCMVVCDGLKGLPDAIAAVWPQAVTQTCIVHLIRASFRYAARQDWDKISKALKPVCTAPAEEAALERFVEFTETWSRRYPAIVRLWENAWAEFVPFLSFDVEVRRVICTTNAIESVNALIRKAVRSRGHFPNGQAALKCVYTAIMSLDPTGAGRRRWMTRWKAALNAFEIAFDGRLSAGRRY from the coding sequence ATGGCAGACGTGACCGTCTCGGCCGAGGCCGTGGAGGCCGTTCGGCCGGTGGAGTTGCAGCCGGACGCCTTGGACGACCAGTTGATCGGGCAGTTGGTCGACCGGGCCCGCGCGAGCTGGCTGCAGCTCACCGGTGCCGGAGGCCTGCTCCAGCAGCTCACGAAGAAACTCCTGGAGTCCGCGTTCGAAGGCGAGATGACGGACCACCTCGGCTACGAGAAGCACGACCCGGCCGGGGTCGGCAGCGGGAACTCGCGCAACGGCGTCCGGTCGAAGACAGTGCTGACCGAGGTCGGCCCGGTCGAGATCGATGTCCCCCGGGACAGGGAGGGCTCGTTCGAGCCGCAGCTGGTCCGCAAGCGGCAACGGCGCCTGTCCGGCGTCGACGAGATGGTGCTGTCGCTGTCCGCCCGCGGCCTGGCACACGGCGAGATCGCCGCTCACCTGGCCGATGTCTACGGCGCGGACGTGTCAAAGCAGACCGTCTCCACCATCACCGACCAGGTGATCGAGGGCATGGCCGGATGGCAGAACCGGCCGCTCGACCCGGTCTATCCGGTGGTGTTCATCGACTGCGTGCAGGTGAAGCTCCGCGACGGCCAGGTCGCCAACCGGCCGATCTACGTCGCCCTCGCGGTCACGGTCGAGGGCACCCGGGAGATCCTCGGGCTCTGGGCCGGTGACGGCGGCGAAGGCGCCAAGTACTGGCTGCACGTCCTGACCGAGATCAAGAACCGCGGCGTCGCGGACGTCTGCATGGTCGTCTGCGACGGCCTCAAGGGTCTCCCGGACGCCATCGCCGCGGTCTGGCCGCAGGCCGTCACCCAGACCTGCATCGTCCACCTGATCCGGGCCTCGTTCCGTTACGCGGCCCGGCAGGACTGGGACAAGATCTCCAAGGCGCTCAAGCCCGTCTGCACCGCTCCGGCCGAGGAGGCCGCACTCGAGCGGTTCGTCGAGTTCACCGAGACCTGGAGCCGCAGGTATCCGGCGATCGTGCGGCTCTGGGAGAACGCCTGGGCAGAGTTCGTGCCGTTCCTGAGCTTCGACGTCGAGGTCCGGCGGGTCATCTGCACCACGAATGCGATCGAGTCGGTGAACGCCCTGATCCGCAAGGCCGTCCGCTCGCGCGGGCACTTCCCGAACGGGCAGGCGGCCCTGAAGTGCGTCTACACGGCGATCATGTCGCTCGACCCGACCGGAGCCGGCCGCAGACGCTGGATGACCCGCTGGAAGGCCGCCCTGAACGCCTTCGAGATCGCCTTCGACGGCCGACTCTCCGCCGGCCGCCGTTACTGA